A single window of Pyxicephalus adspersus chromosome 10, UCB_Pads_2.0, whole genome shotgun sequence DNA harbors:
- the LOC140339080 gene encoding uncharacterized protein has protein sequence MMENLCVVQSENLIANKYKVKEEAEDPYVWGVDPCKKEELPPEINTDTRYTKREVKVEEEEEGNMAIKEEEVAIEIGTDGRYRRYDTEETPGGGKDNITSESSEDDDITSYSSEDDDDVTSDSSEHDNITAVKKGVNSICHPASHNAKIKSDPSNQGGLLANDSTETHGQNKQYPCSECGKNYKSKQGFLIHKKTHTGEKPYSCSECGRQFAVKWNLVKHRSIHVEEQPYSCSDCGKGFYHKSSLIKHEKVHRGEKSFSCSECGESFLTQHARFIHQRIHTGEKPYSCSKCKKCFTTKSSLDRHYKLHSGEKPYACNKCGKCFASRTYFNYHQKSHTGEKPFPCPECGKNFAFKGSLVKHQRNRTCLVQFSCPECDRVFKRKSSLIVHKEMHKRLLLMFQHNQPGQKPGLQAPVKSLSS, from the exons atgatggagaaCCTTTGTGTTGTCCAGAGTGAAAATTTGATTGCTAATAAATATAAGGTGAAGGAGGAAGCAGAAGATCCGTATGTGTGGGGTGTTGATCCATGTAAGAAAGAGGAACTCCCCCCCGAGATCAACACAG ACACCAGATACACTAAGAGAGAAGTCAAAgttgaggaggaggaagaaggaaaCATGGCGATTAAAGAGGAGGAAGTTGCTATAGAGATTGGCACAG ATGGTCGATATAGAAGGTATGATACAGAAGAAACTCCAGGTGGTGGTAAAGATAATATTACATCAGAGTCATCAGAGGATGATGACATCACATCATATTCCtcagaagatgatgatgatgtcacATCAGATTCTTCGGAACATGATAATATCACAGCAGTAAAAAAAGGTGTTAACTCAATTTGTCATCCTGCATCTCACAATGCTAAAATTAAATCTGATCCCTCAAATCAAGGAGGACTTCTTGCTAATGACTCAACGGAGACTCATGGTCAGAACAAGCAATAtccatgttctgaatgtgggaagAATTACAAATCCAAACAAGGTTTTCTGATACACAAGAAAACACACACGGGGGAGAAGCCCTATTCATGTTCTGAATGCGGTAGACAATTTGCAGTGAAGTGGAACCTTGTAAAACATCGAAGCATTCACGTAGAGGAGcagccatattcatgttcagaTTGTGGTAAAGGTTTTTACCATAAATCCTCTCTTATCAAGCATGAAAAAGTTCACAGGGGGGAAAAGTCGTTCTCATGTTCGGAATGTGGGGAGTCATTTTTGACTCAACACGCTAGATTTATTCATCAaagaattcacacaggagagaagccatacTCCTGttccaaatgcaaaaaatgttttactacaaaatCAAGCCTTGATAGACACTACAAACTTCACTCGGGCGAGAAGCCTTACGCATGTAAcaagtgcgggaaatgttttgcCAGCAGAACTTATTTTAATTACCACCAGAAATCTCACACTGGGGAGAAGCCATTTCCTTGCCCCGAGTGTGGGAAAAACTTTGCCTTTAAAGGAAGTCTAGTTAAACATCAAAGAAATCGCACATGCCTTGTCCAGTTTTCCTGCCCTGAATGTGACAGAGTGTTTAAGAGGAAGTCCAGTCTGATTGTACATAAGGAAATGCACAAAAGACTTCTTCTCATGTTTCAGCATAACCAACCAGGACAGAAACCTGGACTCCAGGCCCCTGTTAAAAGTCTTTCGTCCTGA